The nucleotide sequence ATGGGGGAACTAAAAGATTTCATTGATGAATTGAGAATGCAGGGAGCCGACAACATCAACCAGTATATCATTGACCTTCAGGAACGGATTGCCAATCCTTTTTCCACGTTTATACTTACTTTAATTGGTGTCAGCTTATCGACCCGTAAAGTAAGGGGTGGAATCGGTATACATATCGCCATTGGGATCACTATTTGTTTCCTCTATATACTGTTCATGCAGTTTTCTTCGGAATTTGCCACAAAAGGGAACCTCAGTCCCTTTATAGCTGCATGGATCCCGAACATCATTTTCGGAATAGTGGGAATCATTCTTTACCGCATGGCTCCTAAATAATCTGATCCATCCATTATTTTACAGAACCGGAAAACAGGAATTTATTTCAGTGGAATGACCATATTCCAGGTTCTCTTAAAATTCCATGGGCTTGATCCCTCTCCGGTTGCAGCGAATAAATAGGCAGGTTTTTCATCCTCAAACAATAAAAAAGGCCGTTCAAAATTAGCCTGTACCGTAACCGTGTGATCATCCCATAATATATGCCGGGAATATGCCTTGACCGGATCAGATAATTTCCAGTCGATTCCATTTTGGGAAACAGCATGTACTCCTCCTCCCTCTTCTCCGCACACATGACCGAAACGGTCTTTCATGATCAGTTCATAATGGCCGTCTGCCCACCAGACAAAAGGATCTTCAACATCATTATCCTTTTGAGCATCCGTATCAAAACGAAAAATAGGATCATCAGACAACCGGCGGTATATACCCTGGGGATGTTCGCTTTCTGCTGCACCCAATAACAAAGGTGGTCTGGAACTAAATTGTGATGATTTATAGATCAGTAAAATTTTTCCGGTTTCAGGATTAATGACAGGAGATGGATTTGTTGTTATAGTGGCATCCCAATGCCCCGGACGAGGTTCGATCACCGGTTTATCCATACGTTTCCACGGGCCATAAAGGGATTGTGAACTTGCCACACCGATTCGTTTATTCATCCAGGCCTTTTCAAACCAATCGTCTTCCCATTTGCATCCGGGCGTAGGAACCGGAAAATCATAAGTAGTCCCGAAATAGTACAAATAGTACTGTCCCTCAAAAAAGACAATACGGGGATTATGAGTCACCAAACCATCAAAATACCCAGCGCCACGGGCAGGTAAAGCTACATCGGAAAAGACATAAGGCCCTTCCGGGGTATCGGATATGGCGTGTACAACTTCCGAATTGGTCACCCAGGCCCCAAATCCCAGGTTTTTAGCCCAACGATCAACAAACATGTGGTACTTTCCATCATTACCCTTCACAACAGACGATCCCCAAATCCAATAGTCATCCATGGAGAATCCACCACCGACAGGTGCCGGCAGTAATCTGTCGATAAATGCTTCCGGTTGTCTTTCATTGCACGAAAATGGTAAAAGGGATAAAGCCAGTACACCGTAGGTTGACTGTTTCAAAAATATTCGTCGGGATAATATCATTTTTGGTATCAGGTATAAAATTTATACAATAATATTTTATTTAATCGTAACTTCCAAAAAGCATTATAGTTCCTGAAATTCAAATATAAATACTATTTTCAATCATAAAAATATCCAAATTTTTATTTACACCCATATTTTTTCTATTTACATTAAAAATTTCTAAAAGATAAATAATCATCATTTTTTATGCTTATGAAAATAAAACTTATTACCTGCTACTGATCATTATTTGATTGTTTTCCTGCCAGCATGTTAAATCTATTTGGACCTGTCATCAATAAATAATATTTTGTATTCACATTTTAATAAACTTTTTGGCATTTAAATTGTTATATTACTATGTAGCAGAAAATACAAAATAAATAATTGTCATGAAAGAACTAATAACACAGTTGCAAAATGAGGTGAACCTGGATAAAAAGCAAGCCCGGACGGCTGTTGGCATTTTCAGGAATTATCTGATCAAAAAAATCGATGACACAACTCTCACAGAGGCATTAAAAGGTAGAAAAATAAATACCTCTACCCGGTTTTAAAAATTTGTTTTGCAGGACTAAATAGTCCAAACAACCGACATTCGTGATTAACGTAAAATATAAAAAACTACAGGTAATTACCTGTAGTTTTTTATATGATCACAGGTGTATAAAATTTTCTTGATTTCCTGATCACCATACAGAGCGATAAGAATCATATCATGTATTAACTTGTGCATGAACACAAAAAAACTATCTTTGCATTTGTTTTCACTCAAGTGCTTAAATTATTATCCATATGGCATTTTTCGGATTATTCTCAAAAGAAAAAAAAGAAAGCCTCGACAAGGGAGTTGAAAAAACCAAAGAGAGTCTTTTTCAGAAATTAACACGTGCTGTTGCAGGAAAATCTAAGGTAGATGACGAAGTCCTTGACAATCTTGAGGAAGTACTGATCACTTCCGATGTAGGTGTAGAAACTACATTAAAGATCATCAAACGAATTGAGGATAGGGTTGCACGCGATAAAGTAATGAATACGAATGAACTGAATACTATTTTAAAGGAAGAAATCGCAGCTCTATTGGAGGAAAACAATACCGGAAATATCGATGATTTTGCATCTGTGATCACAAACAAACCCTACGTAATTATGGTGGTAGGTGTTAATGGGGTAGGTAAAACCACCACTATCGGAAAACTGGCATACCAGTTCAAAAAAGCAGGTAAAAAAGTCTGCCTGGGGGCTGCTGATACGTTCAGGGCTGCTGCAGTAGATCAACTTACCATCTGGTCGGAACGTGTCGGGGTAGATATTGTCAAACAACAAATGGGATCCGATCCTGCATCGGTAGCGTATGATACGGTAAGT is from Bacteroidales bacterium and encodes:
- the ftsY gene encoding signal recognition particle-docking protein FtsY, with product MAFFGLFSKEKKESLDKGVEKTKESLFQKLTRAVAGKSKVDDEVLDNLEEVLITSDVGVETTLKIIKRIEDRVARDKVMNTNELNTILKEEIAALLEENNTGNIDDFASVITNKPYVIMVVGVNGVGKTTTIGKLAYQFKKAGKKVCLGAADTFRAAAVDQLTIWSERVGVDIVKQQMGSDPASVAYDTVSSAKANNADVVIIDTAGRLHNKVNLMNELSKIKKVIQKVIPDAPHEVLLVLDGSTGQNAFEQAKQFTLATEVSALALTKLDGTAKGGVILGISDQFKIPVRYIGVGEKMDDLLVFNKYEFVDSLFK
- a CDS encoding glycoside hydrolase family protein, encoding MKQSTYGVLALSLLPFSCNERQPEAFIDRLLPAPVGGGFSMDDYWIWGSSVVKGNDGKYHMFVDRWAKNLGFGAWVTNSEVVHAISDTPEGPYVFSDVALPARGAGYFDGLVTHNPRIVFFEGQYYLYYFGTTYDFPVPTPGCKWEDDWFEKAWMNKRIGVASSQSLYGPWKRMDKPVIEPRPGHWDATITTNPSPVINPETGKILLIYKSSQFSSRPPLLLGAAESEHPQGIYRRLSDDPIFRFDTDAQKDNDVEDPFVWWADGHYELIMKDRFGHVCGEEGGGVHAVSQNGIDWKLSDPVKAYSRHILWDDHTVTVQANFERPFLLFEDEKPAYLFAATGEGSSPWNFKRTWNMVIPLK